From a region of the Flavobacterium branchiarum genome:
- a CDS encoding endonuclease III domain-containing protein — MVVLSAQDSDANINSIAPTFFAKYPNMESLATTNTEELFTYISKVRNYRTKAEWLIEIANTVQKDENIPMTMKDLVALKGIGRKSANVILRESNKPAEGIIADLHVIRVAPRIGLTKESKDGNKVEKELILLLPKNIWGEIGMAISFLGRETCRPKPKCNECLINPHCNYYLSFE; from the coding sequence ATGGTAGTATTATCAGCTCAAGATTCTGATGCTAACATCAATTCGATTGCTCCTACTTTCTTTGCAAAATATCCAAACATGGAAAGTCTCGCTACAACAAATACAGAAGAACTGTTTACTTATATCAGTAAAGTTAGAAACTACAGAACTAAAGCCGAATGGCTAATAGAAATTGCCAATACGGTTCAAAAGGATGAAAATATCCCGATGACCATGAAAGATTTGGTAGCATTAAAAGGTATTGGTCGAAAATCTGCTAATGTCATTTTAAGAGAGTCTAATAAGCCCGCTGAGGGAATTATTGCAGATTTACATGTTATTCGCGTAGCGCCAAGAATTGGACTTACTAAAGAATCTAAAGATGGTAATAAAGTAGAAAAAGAATTGATACTACTTCTACCAAAAAACATTTGGGGAGAGATAGGAATGGCTATTTCTTTTTTAGGAAGAGAAACATGTCGCCCAAAACCTAAATGCAACGAATGCCTCATTAATCCGCATTGCAATTATTATTTAAGTTTTGAATAA
- a CDS encoding tetratricopeptide repeat protein, protein MKSKYVILASALLISVATFAQKDQIKSAEKALKSGDTKSAISILDAADYLITNAKDTEQAQYYFVKGNAYLEEAKKGVDEGKNLLLAAESYKKLIETEKASGKTKYSTQAAASITDIKGRLINGAIADSKANKHADGAKKIYDAYLLDKKDTVNLYYAASTYVNAGDYTAALPLYEELKNLKYSGKGTTYLATNKATGEDNAFATANERDLAIKIGTHENPKTEVSPSKRGEIFKNISLILVQNGKTEEAKKAIAEARAANPEDSSLILTEANLYLETKDYDMYKKLIGEVLQNNPNDVNLLFNLGVLSGNAKNTADAEKYYTKVIEIKPDYVNAYINLAALKLESEKVIIDEMNKLGNSAKDMKRYDELKAKRNNLFKSTIPYLKKAVELDPKNEDVSKTLLNVYSALEMTAEYKALKAKM, encoded by the coding sequence ATGAAAAGTAAATATGTAATACTAGCGTCAGCTTTACTGATATCAGTAGCTACTTTTGCTCAAAAAGATCAAATTAAGAGTGCTGAAAAAGCATTGAAAAGTGGCGATACTAAATCGGCTATTTCTATTCTTGACGCAGCAGATTACCTGATTACAAATGCAAAAGATACAGAGCAAGCTCAGTATTATTTTGTAAAAGGAAACGCTTATTTAGAAGAAGCTAAAAAAGGAGTAGATGAAGGAAAAAACCTTTTGCTTGCTGCAGAATCATATAAAAAATTAATTGAAACTGAAAAAGCATCAGGGAAAACTAAATATTCGACTCAAGCAGCAGCTTCAATTACTGATATCAAAGGAAGATTGATTAATGGAGCTATCGCTGATTCTAAAGCGAATAAACATGCAGATGGAGCAAAGAAAATCTATGATGCTTATTTATTAGATAAAAAAGATACAGTTAACTTGTATTATGCAGCTTCAACTTATGTAAATGCTGGAGATTATACTGCTGCTTTACCTCTTTATGAAGAGTTGAAAAATTTAAAATATTCAGGAAAAGGTACAACGTACTTGGCTACAAATAAAGCAACTGGAGAAGATAATGCTTTTGCTACTGCAAATGAAAGAGATCTTGCTATTAAGATTGGAACTCATGAGAATCCAAAAACTGAAGTTTCTCCTTCTAAAAGAGGTGAAATTTTTAAAAACATCTCACTTATTTTAGTTCAAAACGGTAAAACGGAAGAAGCTAAAAAAGCTATCGCTGAAGCTAGAGCCGCTAATCCAGAAGATAGTTCTTTAATCCTAACAGAAGCAAATTTATATTTGGAAACTAAGGATTATGATATGTATAAGAAATTAATTGGTGAGGTTTTGCAAAACAATCCAAACGATGTTAATTTGCTTTTTAACTTAGGAGTATTAAGCGGAAATGCAAAAAATACTGCTGATGCTGAAAAATATTATACTAAAGTAATCGAAATTAAACCTGACTATGTTAATGCTTACATTAATCTAGCTGCTTTAAAATTAGAGAGCGAGAAAGTTATAATTGACGAGATGAATAAGCTTGGAAATTCAGCTAAAGACATGAAGCGTTATGATGAATTGAAAGCTAAAAGAAATAACCTTTTCAAAAGTACAATTCCATACCTTAAAAAAGCAGTTGAGTTAGATCCTAAAAATGAGGATGTTTCTAAAACACTTTTAAATGTTTACAGCGCACTTGAAATGACTGCTGAATACAAAGCATTGAAAGCAAAAATGTAA
- the msrB gene encoding peptide-methionine (R)-S-oxide reductase MsrB translates to MKYPIEKTEQEWREQLGNDRYHVLRQKGTERPHTGEYNLHFENGVYCCGACNEPLFESNSKFDAHCGWPSFDESIPGKVEYISDVSHGMKRTEILCANCGSHLGHVFDDGPTQTGQRYCVNSLSIDFKDK, encoded by the coding sequence ATGAAATATCCAATCGAAAAAACAGAACAGGAATGGAGAGAGCAACTTGGCAATGACCGTTATCATGTACTCCGCCAAAAAGGAACCGAACGCCCTCATACTGGAGAATATAACCTTCATTTTGAAAATGGAGTATATTGTTGTGGCGCTTGTAATGAGCCATTGTTTGAGAGTAATTCTAAATTTGATGCCCATTGCGGATGGCCTTCTTTTGATGAATCGATACCTGGTAAAGTCGAATATATCTCGGATGTAAGCCACGGAATGAAACGTACTGAAATTCTTTGTGCCAATTGCGGCAGTCATTTAGGTCATGTTTTCGATGATGGCCCAACTCAAACTGGACAACGCTATTGCGTGAACTCTTTATCGATAGATTTTAAAGACAAATAG
- a CDS encoding alpha/beta hydrolase has protein sequence MSKKKSSPTESLKIPRFIIATGKFLSFISPKLATSFATKLFITPIKHKVPKRELEMDHKSIQSTIKVPAINSEVVVYKYGKSDKKVLLVHGWSGRGTQLFKIADELLKQGYETISFDAPAHGKSPGKTTHMVDFIASILEIEKQYGPFEAAVGHSLGGMSVLNAIKQGLNVNRAVVIGSGDVVQDIIDDFVAKLELNPDISTRLRSYFENKYDVKMNDFSAYVAAAAVNIPVLVVHDKDDPEVAVKAGIHINEHLKDSTLLLTEGLGHRKILGNSNVINKTVQFIEHK, from the coding sequence ATGTCAAAAAAAAAATCTAGTCCCACAGAATCATTAAAAATCCCACGTTTTATAATAGCAACAGGTAAATTCCTTTCTTTTATTTCGCCTAAACTAGCTACTTCATTTGCTACGAAGCTTTTTATAACTCCAATAAAACATAAGGTTCCTAAGAGAGAGTTAGAAATGGACCATAAAAGCATACAAAGCACCATAAAAGTACCAGCAATTAACAGCGAAGTTGTTGTTTATAAATATGGAAAAAGTGACAAAAAAGTACTTTTGGTTCATGGTTGGTCTGGTCGTGGCACACAATTATTCAAGATTGCCGATGAACTTCTTAAACAAGGCTACGAAACCATTAGTTTTGATGCCCCAGCTCATGGAAAATCTCCTGGTAAAACCACACATATGGTCGATTTTATTGCTTCAATTTTGGAAATAGAAAAACAATATGGCCCTTTTGAAGCTGCCGTTGGACATTCATTAGGAGGCATGTCTGTTTTAAATGCTATAAAACAAGGATTAAATGTTAATCGTGCTGTTGTAATTGGTAGTGGTGACGTTGTTCAGGACATTATCGATGATTTTGTTGCCAAACTAGAACTAAATCCAGATATCAGTACTCGCTTACGTAGTTATTTTGAAAACAAATACGATGTAAAAATGAATGATTTTTCGGCTTATGTAGCGGCTGCAGCTGTAAATATTCCCGTTTTGGTTGTTCATGATAAAGATGATCCTGAAGTTGCTGTAAAAGCTGGAATTCACATTAATGAACATTTAAAAGACAGCACATTACTATTAACAGAAGGATTGGGACATCGTAAAATTTTAGGCAATTCGAATGTTATTAATAAAACAGTACAATTTATTGAACATAAGTAA
- a CDS encoding MFS transporter, producing the protein MKHLPKGDKKLLNAWAFYDWANSVYTLTIASAVFPIFYEALFPKDEHYIHVFGMNLKNSALISFVTASAFLVVSFISPLLSGIADYVGNKKSFMKFFCYLGALSCMGLYWFNLENIYVGLAFYFLGLLGYWGSLVFYNSYLPDIAFVEQQDKISAKGYSLGYIGSVILLVINLAMIMKPKLFGISGTDGEAAMKAMRYSFLMVGIWWIVFSQYTYYYLPKGSKETSQKLSKQILFNGFKELKKVWALLSINIPLKRYLGGFFVSSMAVQTVMLVATYFGAQAVEWPTKEEGTIGLIICILLIQLVAIIGAVITSRASAKYGNIRTLIFINIVWAILCCVGAYFVTLPIHFYAMATVAGFVMGGIQALSRSTYSKLLPETEDTTSFFSFYDVAEKIGIVIGMCVYGIIDQVTGSPRAAIVILGLFFIVAIFLLRRVPKEKF; encoded by the coding sequence ATGAAACACTTACCAAAAGGCGATAAGAAACTGCTAAATGCATGGGCATTTTATGACTGGGCAAATTCAGTTTATACCCTTACTATTGCATCAGCAGTATTTCCAATATTTTACGAAGCTCTATTTCCTAAAGATGAACATTATATTCATGTTTTTGGAATGAATCTTAAAAATTCAGCTTTGATAAGTTTTGTAACCGCATCAGCTTTTTTAGTTGTTTCCTTTATTTCTCCTTTGTTATCTGGAATTGCTGATTATGTGGGAAATAAAAAATCTTTTATGAAGTTTTTTTGTTATTTAGGAGCCTTGTCTTGTATGGGATTGTATTGGTTTAATCTGGAAAATATATATGTTGGATTGGCATTTTATTTTTTAGGTCTTTTAGGATATTGGGGGAGTTTAGTTTTTTATAATTCCTATTTGCCAGATATTGCTTTTGTAGAACAGCAAGATAAAATTAGTGCCAAAGGATATTCTTTAGGATATATTGGAAGTGTGATTTTATTGGTAATCAATTTGGCTATGATTATGAAGCCAAAGCTTTTTGGAATCTCAGGAACTGATGGCGAAGCTGCAATGAAAGCAATGCGATATTCCTTTTTAATGGTTGGAATTTGGTGGATAGTATTTAGCCAATATACCTATTACTATTTACCAAAAGGAAGTAAAGAAACGAGTCAGAAATTATCTAAACAAATACTTTTTAATGGCTTTAAAGAGCTAAAGAAGGTTTGGGCTTTATTGAGTATAAATATTCCGTTAAAACGCTATTTAGGCGGTTTCTTTGTTTCAAGTATGGCTGTACAAACGGTCATGCTTGTAGCTACTTATTTTGGAGCGCAGGCAGTAGAATGGCCAACTAAAGAAGAAGGTACAATTGGTTTGATTATCTGTATTTTATTAATACAATTAGTTGCTATTATTGGGGCAGTTATTACCTCAAGAGCGTCTGCTAAATATGGAAATATTCGCACTTTAATTTTTATTAATATTGTTTGGGCCATACTTTGTTGCGTTGGAGCTTATTTTGTTACTTTACCGATACATTTTTACGCAATGGCTACGGTAGCTGGGTTTGTAATGGGCGGAATCCAAGCGCTGTCTCGTTCGACTTATTCAAAATTACTGCCTGAAACTGAAGATACCACTTCATTTTTTAGCTTTTATGATGTTGCTGAAAAAATTGGAATTGTAATCGGAATGTGTGTTTATGGTATTATCGATCAAGTGACTGGTAGTCCGCGTGCTGCTATTGTAATTTTAGGTCTATTTTTTATAGTTGCTATATTCTTATTGAGAAGAGTTCCTAAAGAGAAGTTCTAA
- a CDS encoding M48 family metallopeptidase — MRNKLLLGIFAIATVYSCAVNPVTGKKSLNFVSNSELFPSSFQQYNTFLKENKVITGTADAKKVENVGMKIKAAAEKYLTYLGQSQYLKDYRWEYKLVDNKEVNAWCMPGGKIVVYSGILPITKDDAGLATVMGHEVSHALANHGAQRMSAAQLQQIGAVGVAAVTGNQSKETQEMWQKYYGIGSQVGVMLPFSRNNESEADKIGLTLMAIAGYNPDESIAFWKRMSAQSSGQTPEFLSTHPSDATRIANLNVLIPEAKATALKVGIIK; from the coding sequence ATGAGAAATAAATTATTATTGGGAATTTTCGCTATAGCAACGGTGTATTCATGTGCTGTTAATCCTGTTACAGGGAAAAAGAGTCTTAATTTTGTTTCTAATAGCGAGTTGTTTCCGTCTTCGTTTCAGCAATACAATACTTTTCTTAAAGAAAATAAAGTCATTACAGGTACTGCTGATGCTAAAAAAGTGGAAAATGTTGGTATGAAAATAAAAGCTGCTGCCGAAAAATATTTGACCTATTTAGGACAATCACAATATCTTAAAGATTATCGTTGGGAATACAAACTAGTCGATAATAAAGAAGTAAATGCTTGGTGTATGCCAGGAGGTAAAATTGTTGTTTACTCGGGAATTCTGCCTATTACGAAAGATGATGCAGGTTTGGCAACCGTTATGGGACACGAGGTTTCACACGCATTGGCAAATCACGGAGCACAACGTATGAGTGCTGCTCAGTTGCAACAAATAGGAGCTGTGGGTGTAGCTGCAGTGACAGGAAATCAAAGCAAAGAGACACAAGAAATGTGGCAGAAATATTATGGAATTGGATCACAAGTAGGAGTGATGTTACCATTTAGTAGAAATAACGAAAGTGAAGCAGATAAAATAGGGTTGACACTTATGGCAATTGCAGGGTATAATCCAGATGAATCTATTGCTTTTTGGAAAAGAATGTCGGCTCAATCATCAGGACAAACACCAGAATTTTTGAGTACACACCCGTCAGATGCAACCAGAATTGCTAATTTGAATGTATTAATTCCCGAAGCAAAAGCAACTGCACTTAAAGTTGGTATAATCAAATAA